The following are encoded in a window of Magnetospirillum sp. 15-1 genomic DNA:
- a CDS encoding DedA family protein, which translates to MEELVIHVLTQYGYLLYPLITAWTFIEGETVVIVTGVLASEGRFRIHVELLALAALTGSFFGDQLYYYIGRKYGAPLLKRWPGLSGRIEWAFETVNRSPAIFILSFRWIYGVRNVAPFIVGIAGVPRVKYLILNFTAAAIWAHSFAWGGYFMGRKLEEWLGDSKWFVLGGFILFMICFGVFGAMRGRSQSAAKPAGEPSDPAQ; encoded by the coding sequence TTGGAAGAGCTGGTCATCCACGTCCTGACCCAATACGGATACCTGCTCTATCCGCTCATCACCGCGTGGACCTTCATCGAAGGCGAGACGGTGGTGATCGTCACCGGCGTCCTGGCCTCGGAAGGCCGCTTCCGCATTCATGTGGAATTGCTGGCCCTGGCGGCGCTGACCGGAAGCTTCTTCGGCGATCAGCTCTACTACTATATCGGCCGCAAATACGGCGCCCCGCTGCTCAAGCGCTGGCCGGGACTGTCGGGCCGCATCGAGTGGGCGTTCGAGACGGTCAACCGCAGCCCGGCCATCTTCATCCTGTCGTTCCGATGGATCTACGGGGTGCGTAACGTCGCCCCCTTCATCGTCGGCATCGCCGGCGTGCCGCGCGTCAAGTATCTGATCCTGAACTTCACCGCGGCGGCCATCTGGGCGCATTCCTTCGCCTGGGGCGGCTATTTCATGGGCCGCAAGCTCGAGGAGTGGCTGGGCGACAGCAAGTGGTTCGTCCTGGGCGGCTTCATTCTCTTCATGATCTGCTTCGGGGTGTTCGGCGCCATGCGCGGCCGCTCCCAGAGCGCCGCCAAGCCAGCCGGCGAGCCGTCCGACCCCGCTCAGTAG
- a CDS encoding transglycosylase SLT domain-containing protein, with translation MVGVSTAVAVLALPAQAVPTVANEGLCAAEAATQERLYGIPTALLHSISIVESGRYDSQHKAVIAWPWTVMAEGQGRYLPSKAEAIAEVKRLKARGVQNIDVGCMQVNLRHHPTAFANLEEAFDPAANVAYAARFLKGLFGATGHWPTAASYYHSQTPHLAAAYRERLMKVWNAPPNAAGTQVASARIKPVPSAPPLRQVPGNARVEELRKTWRENAQAARDEASRIAEAYRKARVAEYQLRRVKFQEARNSLNTANRY, from the coding sequence ATGGTGGGAGTGAGCACGGCCGTGGCCGTGCTGGCGCTGCCCGCCCAGGCCGTCCCCACCGTCGCCAACGAGGGTTTGTGCGCCGCCGAGGCCGCCACCCAGGAGCGCCTCTACGGCATTCCCACCGCGCTGCTCCACTCCATCTCCATCGTCGAGTCCGGTCGCTACGACTCCCAGCACAAGGCAGTTATTGCCTGGCCGTGGACGGTGATGGCCGAGGGGCAGGGGCGATATTTGCCCAGCAAGGCCGAAGCCATCGCCGAGGTGAAGCGCCTCAAGGCGCGGGGCGTGCAGAACATCGACGTGGGTTGCATGCAGGTCAACCTGCGGCACCACCCCACCGCCTTCGCCAATCTGGAGGAGGCCTTCGACCCGGCGGCCAACGTGGCCTATGCCGCCCGTTTCCTCAAGGGCCTGTTCGGCGCCACCGGCCACTGGCCGACGGCGGCATCCTACTATCACTCCCAGACCCCGCATCTGGCCGCCGCCTATCGCGAACGTCTGATGAAGGTGTGGAACGCTCCGCCGAATGCCGCCGGCACCCAGGTGGCGTCGGCGCGGATCAAGCCGGTGCCGTCGGCGCCGCCGCTGCGGCAGGTGCCCGGCAACGCCCGTGTGGAAGAGTTGCGCAAGACGTGGCGGGAAAACGCCCAGGCGGCCCGCGACGAGGCCAGCCGTATCGCCGAAGCCTACCGCAAGGCCCGCGTCGCCGAGTACCAGCTGCGCCGTGTGAAATTCCAGGAAGCGCGCAACTCGCTGAATACCGCCAACCGCTACTGA